In Flavobacterium sp. GSB-24, the genomic window TGATATAAACATACGTCGGTAAGCAATCCTGACATTACAAGATTTGGACGGTTTGTATTTTTTACCGCTTCAACAAAACTTTTGTCATGAAAAGCGTTTAATGTACCTGCTCTTTTTATTCTATTTGCATAGGCTATAGGGGCTGCATTTTGAATTTCAGTAAAATTGGTTCCTAAAAATTCAATATTTTCTCTGGTACTTGTGATCACTGTTTTGATACCAAGATCTTCTCCAAGTTTGGCAAGTGTAGCAGCATTGTTGATTATTGTTTTTGAAGGAAGACTTGCGGCCATGGCAAGAACACCAGGTTGATGATCAACTAAAACAATCGCAGTGTTAGAGGGATTAATTGCAGCATTTTTTTGATTTGATGTGCTCATTTTTTTTCGTTTTTAAATAATTAAATTAATTACACGTCTTAATTTGTCATTATCTTTTTGATTCTGACATTACAAAATTGCAACTCACTAAGACTAAAAAACGATGACCTTTGATAAAAAATAACGTTGATATATGTCAACAAAAAAGAGCAGGGAATTAAATTGTAATATAGATTTTTATGCTCAACGATAAATACTATCTGCATAAGGATAAGTTTAATTAAGAGTAAATCGATACTGGAAATTTTGAATTTGGTTAGTATAAATTTGTTCTAAGAAATATGCCGTAGTTTTCTTTAAAAAATCTATTTCTGCCATAGTAATCCAGATTTGATGCCAGGCCCATTTGATAATCTTTGTATTCCAGCCCCAGCCTTAACTGCAGATAACTTCTTTCGTGGGTATCCCGTTTTATATTTTGGTTGTACAAGCCTTGAATCCTGCTGTATAATTTTAGGTTAGCAGACAATTGTGGCTTATATTCCAACAGCGATAAAACTGAAATGTTCCTGTCATCTGAAAAAATATAAGTGGGGGTTATGGCAAAAAGCCATTTATGACTTACAAAAACATATTGAACACCGGCAGTGGGTGCAAGCCCTGTAGTCTTCCCGACATTTAGCCCGGCAATTATACCAAAACCTTTGTAGAGATCATAAGCGAGCTGCGAATTATTGATAAAATCTAAATTATTTGCATTTTTAGTATAATTACTCTCAAAGGTTGAAACTGAAAAAAAAGATAGTTTTTCACTGTGTGGCAAATGTTTATTTATAACAGATTGCAGACCAAACCTATTGTTTCCAAGGGTTAATTCTATTGGAATTGGAGGCTGTTTTCTTTCCTGTCCTTTTACGTTTAAAGCTGTTATTAGAAGAAGTAAAGCCGATAAAATAGTTTTCATTTTCATACTGTTTGGTTACGGTGTACAAATATGTAGTCGGCCAGCAATAAAAAACGATGATCTTTGATAAAAAAAAACGTTGACATATGTCAACGAAAGAAGGATAAAAAATAGGAGTTATTTTTTATTTTTTTTTACGAACACGACTCAGTGTTTCTTTGGTAATACCCAGATAAGAAGCAATGATGTGCTGAGGAAATCTTTGTAAAAATTCCGGATAGGTCTTTTCAAGTTCCATGTAACGCTGCTCGGCTGATAAAGTTATGTAGTTATTTAATCTGTTTAATAAGGCAAAGGAATGTTTGTAATTCATATTAACCCTGGCTTCTTGAAAAGCTGGAATTGCTTCGAGGATTATGGAATCTGCTTTAGAGAGCATCAGCACATGAGTCTCTTCCCAGGCATCAATAAAATAGGGAGATGTTGTAAGCTGTACAAAACTTTCGCGATCACCAGCCCACCAGTTTTCGATGGAAAGATTAACGATATGTTCGACGCCTTTTTTATCAACAGTGTATTGTCTCATGGCGCCTTTTGTGATGAATGCCATATATTTACAGACTTCTCCTTCTTGTAAAAAATACTGTCGTTTGCGAATTATTTTTGGAATAAAAATTCTCTTGATGGTATCTATATCTTCATCTGTGAGGGGTGTTACAGAATGATTTGCAAAGTATTCCAAAAGCGGTTCGTGCATAATAATAGATTGATATTGGTTGAGCAATTGATCTGCAAAGTTATCAATTCTATAAAAACTAATAACTTATTACTTCCAATTTATAAGACAGCAAAAAGCCGCTTCAAAAATAAAAGCGGCTTTTTGCTAAAAATATATTCTATTAGAATTTTCCGTTATTGTTTTTCCAGTTTTCTTTTGCAGTGATTGGTTCAATTACATCCCAATGTTCTGCAATTTTTCCATTTTCTACTCGGAACAAATCATAAAAAGCATTATAATCTTTGCCAAAATGACCTTCACTAACCACAAGAACAAAGTTTCCTTCTCCAAGTACCTGATGAATTTTATCGTACTTTAAAAATATACCTTGTTTTGCAAGCGCTTCAAGAGTGGCACCAAGCCCTGAAAGCTGGTCAGGAATATTAGGATTGTGCTGAATATAGTTGTCCCCATTAAAATAGCCGGCCAGCTTTTCCATTTTACCGTTCACCAGGATATCATCTACAAAGTTTTTTACCAATATTTTGTTGTCGGCGGTTTTGTCAAGGTCCTTGATTTTAGTGGAGCCATCGATCATGGTATGGCCGCTCGGGTTTGCTTTGGCCGTTTCTTGTAAATTATCCCAATGTTCAACAATTTTTCCATTTTCAAAGCGAAAAATGTCAAATCCGATTTTTGGCCCAAAAAAATTATAATCGGTATGGGTAAAAACATAATCGCCATCCTGAAAAGCTCTTACTGTATTTACTTTTGCTGATTTGGGAGGCAGTGCCTGCAGCAAAGCTCCAAAACCTGCTAGGCCATCGGCAACCCCAAGATTGTGCTGAATGTATTTGTTTGGATTGATATACCCAACAGGAGCAGCAGCACCTGTTTCGATTGCTTTGAGCAATTCCACTACTTTTTGTTTATTAGTTAGTTCCATTTTTTTACTTTTTGAATTGGTTTTGTTTTGAGCCGTTGCAGCTAGTCCGGCTATTAAAATCAAAGCTGCGCTAAGGATTATTTTTTTCATTTTTATAATTGTTTCAATGTACCTTTTAGGTTAGTAAAATTGTTATTAGGATCTGTTATGTTGGTATATACAATACCATTTTCAAAGTCTTCCACATGAGTTACTGTAGTACCTGATTTTTCTTTCCAATAGATCATATAGATATTTGGTCTGATTTCCGTTTTGGTAATTGCTACTGTTTCAAAAGCTCCGAATTCTTCATTAGTGAGCGCTTTCCATGTTAGCTGTGTTTCACTTTCGAAGCTTAATTCGAAGGCAAAATCGCCAAAATTTGCATGGAATTTTTTTTCGATAATTTCAATGGTATCTGACATTGCGTTTGTTTTAAATTGACAATGCAAAGCTCAGCCAATTGTTAAAATCAGCAGCGGTAGAAATAATCCTTTATATGATACTTTTAGGCCGAAGTATGGCTTTCCCTGAATTCGACAGGAGTGCTATTGGAGTGTTTGCGGAAATATTTGATAAAATTGGTAGGCTCTTCAAAACCCAGTTCATAACTGATTTCTTTGACATTTTCATTGGTATGGGCTAATAGTCGCTTGGCTTCGAGCATTACCCTGTCATCAATTATTTCTTTGGGCGTCTTGCCTAAAATTCTGGTAGTAGCCTGATTGAGTCTTTTTTCAGTGACAAGTAATTGTTTGGCGTAACTGCTTACTTGTTTTTGTTTTCTGAATCCTGTTTCTAAAAAATCTTTAAAAAGTACTACACAGTCAAAATCAGCGCCTTTTTTTATCTTCGTTAAATTCTGTTTATTGATTTCCCTTTCTGAAAGCAAGAGTAAATTGCGGAGGTAGTTTCTCAGGATATCGGATTGATAGTTGTCTTTTTCTTTTTTGAATTCTGTTTCCAGTAATTCAAAAAGATGTGTAAAATCTGTAGATATTCTCTGAAGTTCAATTTGTGAAACAGATAGTAAATTATTGAATAAAAGATTGGATTGCAGGGATTTTGAATCCAGCGGGGTCTTGCAAAAGAAGCTATCGGTAAACAAAAGCACCTTACCGTCAAAATCTCCATTTTTATCAAACTTCTGAACAGCATCTTTGTTTAAAAAAAGTACTGAGTTGGGCTTTACTTGGACGGGATTGAAATCAATAATATGGGTTGGGGTTCCTTTTTGAAACCATAAGATATGGTAAAAGTTTGTTCTGTGGGGCGCTGTCAATGTCTCTACAAAGTCGCGATAGAGCTCTGCCATACCAATAATTTCAAACTCTTGAGGAAGACCTGATTTGAATTCGTATTTCTCGATGTTCGATGTCATGGATGGGGTTGAATTGAATTGCAAAGTTATTAAAATTTCCAGTTTTTGTTCATTTAACAATTCAAATGACTGTTTTAAGTGCGGGTTATCTTTTCTCAAAGAAGCCTTGTCAGTATTATTTGATAAATTAAACTTTTCCCGAAAATATTTTAATATTGTGTTTTTTTTATAATGCTTCTAAAAAAAAGCCTCTTAAAAAAGCAATTTCTAGGGATACCACAAATAGGGTTTTTAAATTTATATGTTTTTTCCTGTGAAAATAAAAAACCTCGATTTTTGACTTTTTTGTGCAATCAAAAATTTAATTACATTAGCACACAGAAAATAGAATTTCTGCTCTTTTTTCATAGCATAAATGCATTTAAAAAAGTGTGTTGCTGTCCCATAATCAAAAGAAAAATATAGAATTACCATTGGTGCAAAAGAGAAAACTTTGGAGCTGACTAAAGGAGTAATCAAAACAGTTTAAAATTTCTTTTACTAAATCAAAGATGTTTTTTTGTCGGTGGTTCTCAATTTATTAATTGATTTAAAGCTACGGAGTTTTATCGTTAAGATTTTAAAATAAAATGAACAAAGATCATTCCAATACGGTTTCAGATGATGTGTTATTAAAACACATTTGTTTGCATGATGATCATGGTTCATTTACTGTGCTATATGATCGCTACTGGAATAAATCTCTTGCCATCGCCTATAATTTAACTAAAGACAAATCAACTGCTAAGGATATTGTTCAGGATTTATTTATTAGTTTTTGGAACCGTCGCAAAACACTTGAAATTAATAATTTTGATTCTTACCTGGCTACGGCTCTAAAGTTTTCGGTATTCTCTTATTTTGAAAAAGAGCGAAGAAGACGAATTATTCGAGAAGAAAAACTGGAAGTTAAACAAGAAGCCATTCTTGATGAGCAGATTGAATCGATGTTTTCTAACGATTATTTTTCAAATCTCCTGGAGCATCTTCCCGAAAAATGTAAATTAGTGGTGCAGTACAGCCGACTTGAAGATATGAAAAATGCAGATATTGCCAAGACTATGAATATTTCTGAGAAAACCGTTGAAGGACATTTAACCAAAGGCCTTAAAATTATTCGAAATAAATTTAGATATTAAAAACAACTTATTGTTCACATTATCAGTTCTTTTTAAACTTATGGTAATGATTATTTAAATAAAAAATAACTTTTTTTTTACCCGGGCAAGGGTAATTTGTCTTTCCAAGGGACTTAACTATAGAAACATGTACAGGATCAGCTTGTACAGTCTAGAGTATTATTATGAGTCCTGAAAATATAGAAGATTTAATTCACAAGTATCTTAGCGGTACCGCCACTCCTCAAGAGAGGGAGTTGCTGGATTCCTGGTACCAAAATCAGCAAACTAATTCTCAGCAATGGGTTGCTGATTCTTTTGATGAGGAGCAAGTTATCAAGCAAGAAATGTTTGCTGAAATTAATGCGGCGATTTCACCTGAGAAAGTGCGTAGTATTCGTCCTGTCTATAAATATGTTGCGGCCGCATCGGTAATTCTTCTAGTTGGATCCATCACTTTTTTTCTTGGTACATCAAAGCAAACTGATTCTAAAAGTAACCCAATAGTTGTTACTACAAATTTACCAGGAGGCACAAATGGTGCAGTTCTTACATTGGCCAGCGGTGAAAAAGTGCAATTAAACAATTCTGCGGCAAACAAGATCAGTCTTGGAGAGGCAACGGGAATCAGCAGTTATAATGATAGTGTCCTGAGGTATGAAGATTCGAAAAATAAGGCCAATAAACAAATAGCGTATAATACCTTAACAACACCTTATGGACGCCAGTTTTCACTGGTTTTATCAGATGGGACTAAAGTTTACATGAATGCCGGTTCAACATTGGAATACCCCGTTGTGTTTCAAGGTTCTGAGCGTTTGGTTAAACTATCGGGGGAAGCTTATTTTGAAGTGGTTCATAACAGTAAGATTCCTTTTAGAATCAAAGTCAAAGAGCAGATAATTGAAGATATAGGAACTGCTTTTAATGTTAGCGCTTACAAAGATGAAAAGTCTGCTGCGGTAACACTTGTAGAGGGAAGTGTAAAAGTTAAAAAGAAACAAAGTGAGGTCATTATAAAGCCTGGAGAGCAAGCTGTTACCGTTGATGGAAATAACAATATTACTGTAAGAGAAGCTGATTTTGATTCGGCCCTTGCTTGGAAAAACGGCCTGTTTCATTTTAGTGATCAGCAATTAGATGTAGTGCTCAAGCAAATTGCGCGCTGGTATAATCTGGAAATTGAATATCAGGGAGGTATTCCTTCGAAAACAATTAATGGAGAAATTTACAGAAATATGGATGGAGTACAAGTACTAGCGGTTTTAAAAAATTTGGGAGTAAATTATAAGCTTGAAGGAAATAAACTAATCATAAAAAAATAGTAGATGTAATTTATTAACCCAAAAAAAGAATAAACATATGAAATAGAGAACTTTTAATTAGAGATTAAAACTATTTATAAAAAAGAACCGCAATAGTGTTGGAAGCACTAT contains:
- a CDS encoding isochorismatase family protein, with protein sequence MSTSNQKNAAINPSNTAIVLVDHQPGVLAMAASLPSKTIINNAATLAKLGEDLGIKTVITSTRENIEFLGTNFTEIQNAAPIAYANRIKRAGTLNAFHDKSFVEAVKNTNRPNLVMSGLLTDVCLYHSVVSALEAGYQVHVIADASGTSSQLGDSVTYDRLRDLGAVITTTFGILFQLYPDLSTEEGLKAEAVASSYAIQ
- a CDS encoding Crp/Fnr family transcriptional regulator translates to MHEPLLEYFANHSVTPLTDEDIDTIKRIFIPKIIRKRQYFLQEGEVCKYMAFITKGAMRQYTVDKKGVEHIVNLSIENWWAGDRESFVQLTTSPYFIDAWEETHVLMLSKADSIILEAIPAFQEARVNMNYKHSFALLNRLNNYITLSAEQRYMELEKTYPEFLQRFPQHIIASYLGITKETLSRVRKKK
- a CDS encoding nuclear transport factor 2 family protein, producing MKKIILSAALILIAGLAATAQNKTNSKSKKMELTNKQKVVELLKAIETGAAAPVGYINPNKYIQHNLGVADGLAGFGALLQALPPKSAKVNTVRAFQDGDYVFTHTDYNFFGPKIGFDIFRFENGKIVEHWDNLQETAKANPSGHTMIDGSTKIKDLDKTADNKILVKNFVDDILVNGKMEKLAGYFNGDNYIQHNPNIPDQLSGLGATLEALAKQGIFLKYDKIHQVLGEGNFVLVVSEGHFGKDYNAFYDLFRVENGKIAEHWDVIEPITAKENWKNNNGKF
- a CDS encoding MoaF N-terminal domain-containing protein is translated as MSDTIEIIEKKFHANFGDFAFELSFESETQLTWKALTNEEFGAFETVAITKTEIRPNIYMIYWKEKSGTTVTHVEDFENGIVYTNITDPNNNFTNLKGTLKQL
- a CDS encoding helix-turn-helix transcriptional regulator is translated as MRKDNPHLKQSFELLNEQKLEILITLQFNSTPSMTSNIEKYEFKSGLPQEFEIIGMAELYRDFVETLTAPHRTNFYHILWFQKGTPTHIIDFNPVQVKPNSVLFLNKDAVQKFDKNGDFDGKVLLFTDSFFCKTPLDSKSLQSNLLFNNLLSVSQIELQRISTDFTHLFELLETEFKKEKDNYQSDILRNYLRNLLLLSEREINKQNLTKIKKGADFDCVVLFKDFLETGFRKQKQVSSYAKQLLVTEKRLNQATTRILGKTPKEIIDDRVMLEAKRLLAHTNENVKEISYELGFEEPTNFIKYFRKHSNSTPVEFRESHTSA
- a CDS encoding RNA polymerase sigma-70 factor; the protein is MNKDHSNTVSDDVLLKHICLHDDHGSFTVLYDRYWNKSLAIAYNLTKDKSTAKDIVQDLFISFWNRRKTLEINNFDSYLATALKFSVFSYFEKERRRRIIREEKLEVKQEAILDEQIESMFSNDYFSNLLEHLPEKCKLVVQYSRLEDMKNADIAKTMNISEKTVEGHLTKGLKIIRNKFRY
- a CDS encoding FecR family protein, with the protein product MSPENIEDLIHKYLSGTATPQERELLDSWYQNQQTNSQQWVADSFDEEQVIKQEMFAEINAAISPEKVRSIRPVYKYVAAASVILLVGSITFFLGTSKQTDSKSNPIVVTTNLPGGTNGAVLTLASGEKVQLNNSAANKISLGEATGISSYNDSVLRYEDSKNKANKQIAYNTLTTPYGRQFSLVLSDGTKVYMNAGSTLEYPVVFQGSERLVKLSGEAYFEVVHNSKIPFRIKVKEQIIEDIGTAFNVSAYKDEKSAAVTLVEGSVKVKKKQSEVIIKPGEQAVTVDGNNNITVREADFDSALAWKNGLFHFSDQQLDVVLKQIARWYNLEIEYQGGIPSKTINGEIYRNMDGVQVLAVLKNLGVNYKLEGNKLIIKK